Proteins encoded together in one Nostoc sp. PCC 7524 window:
- a CDS encoding peroxiredoxin translates to MPVKVGDTAPDFTLPAQNGSKVSLSEFRGKKAVVLYFYPKDDTPGCTAESCAFRDQYEVFQNVGAEVIGVSGDSSESHQRFAAKYNLPFTLLSDKGDQVRKLYGATAAFGLFPGRVTYVIDQEGIVRYVFDSMFNFNGHVEEALKTLQQLAAK, encoded by the coding sequence ATGCCAGTTAAAGTTGGAGACACTGCGCCTGATTTTACCCTGCCTGCTCAAAATGGCTCAAAAGTGAGCCTGAGCGAGTTTCGCGGCAAAAAAGCTGTGGTGCTTTATTTTTATCCCAAAGACGATACACCAGGATGTACAGCAGAATCCTGCGCTTTTCGTGACCAGTATGAAGTTTTTCAAAATGTCGGTGCTGAAGTCATCGGCGTTAGTGGCGACTCTAGCGAATCTCACCAGCGATTTGCAGCGAAGTACAACCTACCATTTACGCTATTAAGCGATAAAGGCGACCAAGTACGCAAGCTATACGGCGCAACAGCAGCGTTTGGTCTGTTCCCTGGTCGTGTTACCTATGTCATCGACCAAGAGGGAATAGTGCGCTATGTATTTGACTCAATGTTTAACTTTAATGGTCACGTTG
- a CDS encoding RNA-guided endonuclease InsQ/TnpB family protein has translation MLVFEAKLEGTDKQYQSLDEAIRTARFVRNSCLRYWMDNKGIGRYDLNKFCAVLAANTEFPWVAKLNSMARQASAERAWSAIARFCDNCKKSRPGKKGYPRFKKEQTHGSVDYKTCGWRLSDDRRYVTFSDGFKAGTFKLWGTRDLHFYQLKQFKRVRVVRRADGYYAQFCIDQERVERRDPTGKTIGIDVGLNHFYTDSNGETVANPRHLRKSEKSLKRLQRRLSKTKKGSNNRVKLRNKLARKHLKVSRQRKDFAIKTARCVVRSNDLVAYEDLQVRNMVKNHRLAKSISDASWSLFREWVEYFGKVFGVVTVAVPPHYTSQNCSNCGEVVKKSLSTRTHVCPHCMLTLDRDWNAARNILEKGLSTAGHVGTNASGDIDLCLGGEIPPSKSSRGKRKPKERSLESPTIFGTPN, from the coding sequence ATGCTGGTATTTGAGGCAAAACTTGAGGGTACAGACAAACAATATCAGTCGCTGGATGAGGCGATTAGAACTGCTCGTTTTGTGCGTAATAGTTGCCTCCGTTACTGGATGGATAACAAGGGCATTGGGCGATACGACCTCAATAAGTTCTGCGCCGTACTTGCTGCCAATACAGAGTTTCCTTGGGTTGCTAAATTGAACTCTATGGCTCGTCAAGCTAGTGCGGAAAGAGCCTGGTCTGCTATTGCTCGTTTTTGCGATAATTGCAAGAAATCTAGGCCAGGAAAGAAAGGATATCCACGTTTCAAGAAAGAGCAAACACATGGGAGCGTTGATTACAAAACCTGTGGGTGGCGACTTTCTGATGACCGCAGATACGTCACTTTCTCGGATGGATTTAAAGCGGGAACTTTTAAACTCTGGGGAACTCGTGACCTGCATTTCTACCAACTTAAGCAGTTTAAAAGAGTGCGGGTTGTACGTCGCGCTGATGGGTACTATGCCCAGTTTTGTATTGACCAAGAACGAGTAGAAAGACGAGATCCAACTGGTAAAACTATTGGTATCGATGTGGGGTTGAACCATTTCTACACCGATAGCAATGGAGAAACAGTTGCAAACCCTAGACATCTTCGTAAAAGCGAAAAGTCTTTGAAACGGTTGCAACGCCGTTTGTCTAAGACTAAAAAGGGTTCTAACAATAGAGTCAAGTTGAGAAATAAACTTGCGCGTAAGCACCTCAAAGTCAGTCGCCAGCGTAAAGATTTTGCTATTAAGACAGCAAGGTGCGTGGTGAGGTCTAACGACCTTGTGGCGTATGAAGATTTGCAGGTGCGGAATATGGTCAAGAATCATCGCTTGGCTAAGTCGATTAGTGATGCTTCCTGGTCGCTGTTTCGTGAATGGGTTGAGTATTTCGGTAAAGTGTTTGGTGTGGTGACTGTTGCAGTACCACCTCATTACACTAGCCAGAATTGCTCTAACTGTGGTGAGGTCGTTAAGAAATCTCTTAGTACAAGAACCCATGTTTGTCCTCATTGTATGCTCACCCTTGACCGGGACTGGAACGCAGCGCGAAACATCTTAGAAAAAGGATTAAGTACGGCGGGTCACGTCGGAACTAACGCCTCTGGAGACATCGACCTCTGCTTGGGTGGAGAAATCCCTCCAAGTAAGTCGAGTCGCGGAAAGAGGAAACCCAAAGAGCGATCTTTGGAATCCCCCACTATATTCGGTACTCCGAATTAG
- a CDS encoding acyltransferase family protein — translation MRLTSLDVFRGITIAAMILVNMAGVADDVYLPLTHADWHGCTPTDLVFPFFLFIVGVAMTFSLSKYTQDNKPTSAIYWRILRRAAILFILGLFLNGFWNQGVWTFDFTSIRMMGVLQRISLSYLLASLIVLKLPRKGQWLLAGVLLIGYWLAMMYIPVPDYGAGVLTREGNFGAYVDRLIIPKAHLYKGDGFNFMGDPEGLFSTIPAIVSVLAGYFTGEWIRKQPVQTRTSVGLALFGIGCLMIGWAWGWVFPINKKLWTSSYVVFTSGWALLLLAACYELIEVRLMRRWSKPFEIMGLNAIALFVASVLLIKILVRTKTYNWIYQDIFASWAGTFNGSLLLALATVLLWWTVAVLMYRQRWFLKV, via the coding sequence ATGCGCCTGACTTCACTTGACGTATTTCGCGGTATCACGATCGCGGCGATGATTCTCGTTAATATGGCGGGAGTCGCCGATGATGTCTATCTTCCCTTGACTCATGCTGATTGGCATGGTTGCACACCAACTGATTTAGTTTTTCCCTTTTTTCTGTTCATTGTCGGTGTAGCAATGACTTTTTCTTTATCCAAATATACCCAAGACAACAAACCCACCTCAGCTATTTACTGGCGGATATTGCGCCGCGCTGCAATTCTGTTTATTTTGGGTTTGTTTCTCAACGGCTTTTGGAATCAAGGCGTTTGGACTTTTGATTTCACCAGCATTCGCATGATGGGAGTTTTACAACGTATTAGCCTGAGCTACCTACTAGCTTCTTTGATAGTTCTCAAGTTACCACGCAAAGGACAATGGTTACTAGCTGGTGTGCTACTGATTGGCTACTGGCTGGCGATGATGTATATTCCAGTACCAGATTATGGTGCGGGTGTGTTGACGCGAGAAGGTAACTTTGGCGCGTATGTTGACCGATTGATCATTCCCAAAGCCCATCTATATAAGGGTGATGGCTTCAACTTCATGGGAGACCCGGAAGGGCTGTTTAGCACAATTCCTGCCATTGTAAGCGTTTTGGCTGGTTACTTTACTGGTGAATGGATACGTAAACAGCCAGTACAAACACGGACAAGCGTAGGGTTAGCATTATTTGGGATTGGTTGCTTAATGATTGGTTGGGCTTGGGGTTGGGTATTCCCTATTAATAAAAAACTGTGGACAAGTTCCTATGTCGTCTTTACTAGCGGTTGGGCGTTATTGCTCTTAGCTGCTTGTTATGAATTAATTGAAGTGAGATTAATGCGACGCTGGAGTAAACCTTTTGAAATTATGGGACTAAATGCGATCGCTCTTTTCGTCGCATCAGTTTTACTCATTAAAATCCTAGTCAGAACCAAAACCTACAACTGGATATATCAAGACATCTTCGCATCCTGGGCTGGAACATTCAACGGTTCACTATTATTAGCCCTAGCCACCGTCTTATTATGGTGGACTGTAGCCGTCCTCATGTACCGTCAACGCTGGTTTCTCAAAGTCTAA
- a CDS encoding Uma2 family endonuclease, with the protein MTIAQEQRYSSSEEYLEMEVNSEEKHEYIDGQIILVPSETPKHNTVVGNFGATLLFAFKLQPYQVFILRQRLWIPQKRMYVYPDVMAIAGKLEFAEGRRDTLINPVFIAEVLSKSTRSYDRDEKFAAYRSIPSFQEYILIDQYKIHVEQYCKTENNKWIFSEYDDPDVMLSLVSVPCQVLLGDIYDKVDFGAEE; encoded by the coding sequence ATGACCATTGCACAAGAACAACGCTATTCTTCCTCTGAAGAATACCTAGAAATGGAGGTGAATTCAGAGGAAAAACACGAATATATTGATGGGCAAATTATTCTTGTGCCAAGTGAAACGCCAAAGCATAATACAGTTGTGGGTAACTTTGGTGCTACCTTACTTTTCGCTTTTAAACTTCAACCTTATCAAGTATTTATCCTCAGACAGCGTCTTTGGATTCCTCAAAAAAGAATGTATGTGTATCCTGATGTCATGGCGATCGCAGGTAAACTAGAATTTGCAGAAGGAAGACGAGATACTTTGATTAATCCAGTGTTTATTGCTGAGGTGTTATCAAAATCCACCAGAAGTTATGACAGGGATGAAAAATTTGCGGCTTATCGGTCAATTCCGAGTTTTCAGGAGTATATTCTGATTGACCAGTACAAAATCCACGTTGAGCAGTATTGCAAAACTGAAAATAATAAGTGGATTTTTTCTGAGTATGATGATCCAGATGTAATGTTGTCTCTGGTTTCTGTACCTTGTCAGGTTTTGCTGGGGGATATTTACGATAAGGTTGATTTTGGTGCGGAGGAGTAG